One Anatilimnocola floriformis genomic window, GGTGAACGAGTCTGGACCGTTGTAGTCGGCAGCCGGCGTGTAATCGATCTTGCGGGTCGTGGTGTTGAACACCGCGGTGCCGTGTTGCGGCGGCGTGACGATCGTCACCGACCAGTTGGCCTTGGCGGTATCGGGGTCGGTGTCGTTGGCCAGAGCATCGATCGCAACCGAGGTGTCTTCGGCGGTCGTGGCCGTGTCGTTATTCGCAACCGGCGGATCGTTCAACTCGGTGACCGTGACGGAGACCGTCGCGATGTTCGAGAGGTTGTTCGGGCTGTTGTGGTCGTCGAGCTGATAGGTGAACGTAGCCACACCAAAGAAGCCGGCCGCTGGCGTGAACTTGATCGTGCCGTTGGCATTGACCACCGCCGTGCCTTGCGTGGCGAGCGGAGCCGTGACAATGGCGACCGTCGTGCCAGCTTGCAGCTGACCAGCAGTGCCGGTCGGCGGATTCACATCCACATCGCGATCGTTGGCGGTGACCGCGATATCGATCACCTGGCCTTCGGAGATGGTCACCGCGTCATCAACAGCGTTGGCGGCATCGTTGACGGGGGTGATGGTAAACGAAGCCGTGCGAGTAACCGACTTCGGATCGGCAGCACCGTTCGTCGTGCCGTTGTCGGTCACGGTGAACGAGAACGAAGCCGGGCCGTTGTAGTTGGCCGTCGGAGTGAAGACCACATCGGTGCCTTGGATCGCAACCGTGCCGCCGACCGGGGCCGAAACCGCGGAGATCGTCAGCGTTTGCGTGTTTTCGTTGGCTGGACCAGCCGTGGCGCCCGTCAGCAGCGTGGCGAACGGAACGGTTACCGTGGCCGTGTCTTCGGCGACATTGGCGAGCGTTTGATTGCTGGCCGTCGGAGCGTCGTTCACTTCGGTGATCGTGAAGGTCACCGTGGCAGTGGCTGACTTTGGATCGGCAACGCCGTTGGTCGTGCCGTTGTCGGTGACGGTGTAAGTGAAGCTGGCCGGGCCGTTGTAATCGGCGGTCGGCGTGAACTGCACGTTGCCACCGACGACCGCAACCGTGCCACCCACGGCAGAACCTGCGGCGGTGATCGTCAGGGTTTGAGCCGTTTCGAGCGGGCCGGCGCTGTCGTTGCCGGTCAAGGTTGCGGCGGTGATGGTCCGCACCCCCGAGTCTTCGGCAATGCTGCTGATCGCATCATCCACGGCAGTCGGAGCGTCGTTCACTTCGGTGACGGTCACATTGACCGTGCCGGTCGAGTCAGCACCCAGGCCCGAGTTGTCGTTCATCGTGTAAGTGAACGAGTCAGGGCCGAAGTAGTTCGGAGCTGGGACGTAGACCAGGTTGTCGCCCACGCGAGTGATCGTGCCGTTGTGGGCCGAGGTCGCTTGGAACGAGAGCAAGATGCCGGTCGCACCGACATTCACAATGTCGTTGGCCAGCACGGTAACAGAAGTGCCAGTCGAGCTGTCTTCGGCAACCGTGGCGTTGTCTTGGCGAGCACGAGGGCGAGTGGCCGGGTCGACGGTGATTGCGACCGACTTGGTATCGCTCTGAGCGCCACCTGTGCCGGTGTTGCCTTGATCGTTGACCGTGATCTGCAGCGATTCGGCTGTCGGAGCAAAGCCGATCGCGGCAGTGTAGGTGATGCCGTTGAGGGCCGTGTTGATATTGGCAATCGTGCCCGTGAGGGTCACGTTGTTGGTGTCATTCGTACCGATCGTCACACCAGGCGTCGTGTTGACATGAACGGTATTACCCGCGGTGACATGCAACGTGACGAGCACGGGGCTGCTGCCGGCATCGACGTCGGAGACTTGAATGAGCGTGCCGTTCGCCGAATTGAGGACGAGCGGATCGCCTTCGACCACGGTGGGAGCAATCGTCACGCCGCCGAGTTCCACCACCGGCTTATCGTTGACGGGCGTCACAACCAGCGAGACGCTGCCAGTCCCTTGCAGGGCCGGAGCCGGCGTCTGGCCGTTGTCGTTAATGGTGATGTTGAGCGTAAAGTTGCCCGTAGCATTCGCGGCTGGCGTGTAGCTCAGGCCGTCGAGGGCCAGGTTCAAGTCGTCCTTGGTGCCATTGACGGTGATGGTGCTCGTACCGTTGCCAACCAAGCCCGTCAGACCATTCGTGCCGGCGAGCGTGAGGGTACCGTTGCCAGCACCGACCGACAGCGTGAGAGTCATCGGCAAGGTCGGATTGTCGACGTCGTTGACCGAGATCCCGTTGCCGCCACCAGAAGTGAAGACGCGGGTGGTGTCTTCGGCAAAGGTCTGGGCGACGGTCGGCACGGTGACCGTCGGAGCGTCGTTGACCGGGGTGATGTTGATGGTGACGGTGGCCGTGTCGGTGTTACCACCCTGATCGACCACGGTGTAGGTAAAGGTGTCCGTGCCGTTCACATCGCCGCCGGGAGGCGTGTAGCGAATCTGCGTGCTGCCGGGAAGGATCTGGACGTTGCCCAGCGTACCGGTGGTGTTGACGCTTTGAATCGTCTTGGTCGTATTCGGAGTCGGCGAGTTATTGACGTCGTTAGCGAGCACGCTCAGGGTGAGCGGGGTCGTGCTCCCTTCGGTGATCGTGGCCGTGTCGTCGCCAGCGCTCAGCGGTTCGACGATCGTGATCGAGTCATTGACGACCGTGATCAAGTCGACTGTCACCGGAACATTGAAGCCGACCACGCCCGATTCCAGGCTGTCGTTGACATTGGCAAACGACACTTGGATCGGCACGATGCCGGCATCGTTAGCCGTCATACGCAGGCGGACGATTTCGGTCGGCGCGGTGCCCGGGAAGGGATCTTGGAAGTTGCTGCCGCCGATGTCGTTAATACCGAATGTTTCGACGAAACCGACGCGTTGATCCTGGTAGAACGGCGGATCATCGTTGAGCGGGGTGCTGTCGGTGTCGTAGAAAGTGCGGACGCGGAAGGCATCGGCAACCGCAGCGAGAACGGTGGCCGGCGGGGTTTGTTGACCCGGCACAGCCCGGACGGCAGCGTTGGTTACACCCTTGACGAGTTCGGTGACGACGATCGACGACGAACCACCCAGGCTGGCATCTTTGGTCGCGACGACGTCTGGCACGTCGAGATTCGACAGTTGATTGATGAACCGCAACTTGAAGTTCGTGGTCCCCGTGCCGCGAGAGACTTCGACGCGGCCTTCGCCCAGGGCGTTATCGAGAGCCGTTTGGATATTGGCGTTCGCAGTGTCGCGATTCGCGGCATAGGTGATGGGAGCCGTGGTCTTCAGCGTGCCGTGGTCGTTGACCGTCAGCGTGAACGTACCGTTGTTCGTGCCGCCAACGATGTTGATGTTCTGCACATCGTTGACTTCGAAGTCGGTCTTGGTCGTGTCATAGAGCACGTCGAAGAACGAGGTGATGACACCGTCGGCCGATGTACGGGTCTTGCCCATGTAGCTCAGAACGCCAAGGTCCTCAGCCAGAATGCGGACGTCGTAGAAGCCACCCTTCGAGATCGAAGTGATGTCGTTGTTGGTGCCTGCGGCGACGATTTGCACCGTGATCTTGATCATCGGATCGCCAGCGCCGGCCGACGAATTGAGGCGATTGATAACAGTCACCGCGTCCATCGACGTCAGGCGGTTATCGTTGTTGACGTCGACGAATGGCAACGGTTCGTTGCTCGATTCACCGCCAGAAGCGCCAGTCACGCCACCGGTCGCCAGGCTGCGGGCGCCGCGCGTGTTCAGGTCGTTGATGATCGTGATGGCATCGAAAGCCGTAATGCGGCCGTCGTTGTTCACATCCAGCGGCTGCTGAATGTTCCAGTAGGGATAACGGATCAAGCCGGCGCCACCAGCGGCATCCATCACCGAACGTTCTTCGAGGGCCTCCGCGAAGAGCGCACGGCGCTGAAAATCTTGCCGGCGAGTTTTTTGCCGGGAAGAACGAGCCGACGAAGGGACACGACGCTGACGACCAGAAATTGTCATGAATTTTACCCGTAGCGAAACGAAGTCTCTGTTCCCGATGCAAATTAAGCAGTTTTGCGGGTGAGCTGGTGCTTCGCCTCAGAAGCACTCGCTCACTGCTCGAATTCGCTGACCCCTACCCCAAAAGCAAAAACAGCTGAACTGTAAGTGCGACAAGCAGTTGCAGAAAAAGCCAGCCGTAAACTACAGCTGGAAATCCCCCTAGGTGGTTGCAAACCAATCCGAGGGGTTTGAATTCCAAGCTAGTCAGGACATGCGAGCTTTGCAACAGATTTGCGCTGACCGGCCAACTTTTCTTACAAGGGCAAGTCGACGCATTCCGCAATCTTAGCGCGCACGGCATAACTGTCAAAATCGTGAACACCCCATTTAATGACGCAGGCCGGGTGGAAAAGTTCCCACCCGGCCTGAATGTCTTTCAAAACCGCCAGAGCCCGCCCCTGTGGGCCCCGGCCGGTTAAGATTTCGCCAACTTCAACCAGACCGCTGCCGGCCCGGCTGAAAATTGCTGACTTACGACTGCTGAGTCTGCTCCTGGGCCAGTTCGTCCAGCAAATCTGCCCATTGGCCGTCGGTCAGAGGGCCAGTCGGGATCGCCATTTCTTCGAACGCTTCGAAGGTCGGCTGCGAGTGGCTGGCTGCTTCCCAGCCCATATTCCGTTCGGCCATGGCGTACATGGCGGCTTCCACGGCGACAGCGTTCATCATTTCGTCGACCGGCGACTCCGTAGCCACCGCTTGGGCAGCCACTCGTGGCTGCGGGGCAGCGACCGGCTTGGTTTCGATGATGACGCTCGACGAAGCGTACATTTCGCCGGCCAGCCCGTTGAGAGCCAGTGGCAGATCGGCTTCGATCGATTCGCCAGCATGTTCCGGAGCGGCGCCACCACCCACACTCGTCGATTCCGGAGCACCCGCCCGCACCGGCAACAGCGGGTTGGCGTTGAGGTAGGTGATGATCGGAATCACGTCGAACGCCGACAACCGGCCGTTGCCATCGACATCGAGGTACGGCGGCGGGGCAGCCAACGGCGAAGGACCACCCACGATTGGGAACAGGGCACCAGACGGATAGAGATTGAGGTAGTTGATGACGATGATCGCATCGAAGGCGTTCACCCGGCCGTCGTTGTTCACGTCCATGTTGCCGATGTCATCCAGGCCGTTACCGGGAACGTCAGCCCGATCGACCTTGATGACGATGCCGTTCTGGAACTGAGCACCAGTCAACGTGACCTGGTAATCTTCCACTTCGCCGTCGATGGCTGGACCCGTCGGCAGGTCGATGTCCTGCGAGCTCACGCGGAGGCGAGCGTAGGTCGGTCCGCGTTGGCCGATCGGAATGGTGAAGACAATCGTGTTGTTGCCGGCCTGCAGCACGTAATTGTGAATCACGCGTTCGGCAGTGCTCCAACCGGGAGTTCCATCGACATCGATCCACATCGACAGCTTGAGGCCGCTGGTCGGCGAGTTGACAGTCACCGACGAAGCGTCGGCGACGCCTGGCAGCAACTGACCCCAAGACACCACACCGTCATCCGAGTCCAGCGTTGCTGCTGCACTTGGCTTGCCGTCGAAGTCGGCCGAGGGCGTGGCACCGATCGACACACCAGGCACGATGAAGTGACTGGCGCCACCGTTGGCTTCGAGCACCGGATAGTTGGCCGGAGCATCACCGTAATCGACCGCCGTGCCGAGGAAGATGTCGTAGTAGTGATCGATGTTGTCGGCGGCATTGTTCGGGTTCGGCAGCGCGACGTCGTTGTTCGCCGTCAGCGGATTGCCGGCCTGATCGAGAATGCCATCGTTCAGGTAAACGCGATACGTACCGCGTGGCCAGATGTTGCCGACCGGCGTCAGCACGATTTGATTGCTCGTCGAATCGTAGCTGAAGAAGTAGTCGACACCGTCCACCAGCGGAGTTGGGACACCCACACCCGTCAGACGCGTGACGATGACCTGGTCGGTAGTGACCGTGAAATCGTCGATGTCCGAGCCGTCTGGTTCGCCGTTCGGATCGGTCCGATCGAACAGGGCGATCGTGAAGTTGCGAACGATCTGCGTACCGTCGGTCGAAACCACATTGGGCGACGAGTCGCGATCGATCCCCAGGCTGTCATTGTCCTGCGGATTGACCAGGCCCGAGCTCGGGCCGACCTTGTCGACGCGATCGATCGCACCACGATCCTTGAACGGATTCAGACCAAAGCCTTGCGGCGTTTGCACATTCGGATCATCGGCCCGCACCTGGCCGCGAGCATCGCGGTCGGGCGAGAGAATCGGCGAAGCACCGAGTCCCAGCGGAGCCTTGATGGTGACCATCAGCGGCCGATCGAGCAGCGAGTCGACCGAGCTGTCGATGGCAGGCGACAGGGCGTCGAGGTAGAAGTTGCCGCCAGGAGCGTTGCGGAACAGCGGTTGGGTATTGGTGAGTTGGATCGGGAAGTCGCCCAAGCCCAGGTTGGCGGGATTGGTTTGCGTTCCGTTTCCTTGCGTCACCACACCACCGATGACCGTGTTTGGTCGCGAGGTTGCATCGACCGAGATGCCGGTGTTGAAGTTGGCGATGATATTGTTGAGCAGCGTCGGCCCAGCCTTTTCATCGACCAAGATACCGACATCGGCAACTGCGGACGGCGGCGGATTGACCGTACCACCCACGCCGTACAGCGTGTTGTTGATGATGCGGCCGTACGGAACCGGGGCATCGGCGCCAGCGTCGCCGCTGAAGTGAATCGCACCCAGGCCGTTGCCGTAGATCACGTTGTTCATGATCACGACGCCGGGGAGCAGACCCGCGACGTTGCTTTGGGCCAGGTTGCGAACCCCACCTTGGTGAGCTGCGTTGGCGTCGTTCGGCGAACGCGAGCCCGCGTCGACATCGATGCCGAAGCCCACCGAGTTGTAGATTTCGTTGCCTTGCAGAATGATCTGCCCTTGGTCGCGAGGCAGGTTGCCGTCGCCAAGAGTCGAGTCGTAGCTGATCACGTCGATGGCGCTGTTCACGCCAGCCGAGTTGTTGCCAGTCGCATTCGGCGAGGTAACTTCCAGCGTGTACTTGCCGGTCGAACCAGCCACCGTGCCACCGCCCGTGACCGGGTTGTAGCGATTGTTGGTCGCACCGCTGACCGCGATGATGTAACGACCCGCCACCGGAGCAATGAAGTCGAGTGCCGAGTCGGTATCGTTCTTCTGGGTCGCGGTGTTGCCGATCACGATCGGGTTGCCCCGTTCGCCCGGAGCCGCATAGGTCACGTTCGAGAACGTGCCGTTCGGCAGGAGCATCGGAATCGTCGGACCGTCGTTCTCGGCCGTGTAGGTCACGCCGCCGATCGACACCGTCTGCAGAACACCGGCTTGGTTGAAGATCCGCATGTACGAGTCGAGCGTCGAGCCGGCATCGGCTGCGTCGACATCGGCAATGATCCGCTGACCGGCTTCCAGGTCGAGTGCGAAGTAGTCGACATCGCGATCGCGGCGACCAGCATCGAGTTGCGAAGTGACGCTGTCGTCGCTGTCGCCGATCATGCCGTTCGCGAAGAACCGCAGACCGTCGTACGGGATGCCCGGAGCAGTGATCTCCATCGCGGTGGCGATGTTTTCGTTCCGTTCGGTCACCGGCACACCGGTGGCCACAAACGTCACGGCGCCGTTCAGGTTCACACGATTGGTCGTGGTGAACAGGCCAGGCTGCACGCCGTCGCCCATCCAGGCATTGACGTCGATGATCTGCTGCACGTTGACGTTGTTGATCGCGTCGCGAATCGCTTCGGCGACTTCGAAATCCTTCATCCCCGAGTGATAAGGAATTTCCTGGTTGCCGGGGGTGACCGTGTCGCCGTCCGGATTGACCTCAAAGATGTCGTTGAACTCGAACGTCAGCTGGCGGTTGCCGTCGCTAAGCGTGAAAGTCTGGCCATCGATGATGTCGGCGCCGGCCCGAGCCAGAATGGTCTGCTGGCTGGTGAACCGGTCGTTCGAATCGGGCGTGAAGCCCGGGTTTTCGCGGCTGACAAAGTCGTAACCCACACCACGGCGGATTTCCAACGTGTAATCGCCGGTCCGGATCTGACCAGGCAGCGCCAGGGCTGGCTGAGTGGTTGTGAAGGCCTGTGTGCGAGTGACGTCACCCGTAGCCATTTCGCCACGTTCGGCGAGGCCCACGATGAAGTCGTCGACGTACACACCTTCGAACGCGTTGTTCTGGCCACGAGCGTTGCTGCGGAAGCCGCCGTTATCACCTGGCAAAGCTGCTTCGAAGCCGAATGGCCCGCGGAGCGGCAGGTCGGTGATCGGATCGTAGTCGAGCGTATGCTGCGGGCCAGTCGGCGAGCTGATCAAGCGGATCAAGTCACCGTACTGCTTGACGTTGTTGTTGGCCACCACGTTCGTCAATTCGAACGAGATGAGCGCGGTCGGATTGACGTTCAGGTTGTATTCGTTCGCACTCACCAGCGTCACACGGTTCGGCTGCGTGCCGGCCGTGGTTGCGGTGACCGTACCCAGCGTCGTGATCGAGTTGATGGCCGAAGCCACCGCAGCGGCCACATCGGCTGTGGCGAACAGCGGCGAGGCGGTGACATAAACCGGAACGTTCGTTCCCGTCACGCCATTCGCACCCGTGATGCTGTACTTGGCAGCCACAGCAGGAGTGATCGACGGCGTGTAAGTCATCGTCGTCAGTGCACTCGAGTCGGTATCGAACTGCACGCGGGCGCCAGTGACCACCTGAGCGTTCAAGCCCGGGAAGGCAAAGTTGAGAACCGACGTGGTAACCGTGGCGATCTTCGACTGCGTGTCGTTGACGTTGAACGGAATCCGCGTGGCCGTCACATCGTTCAGGATGGCGTCGCTGTCGTACTCAAACTTGATCGTCGTCGGCACGCCGTTGACCGTGTAGGTCAGCGTGAAGTCGTCGCCGTCGTTGACCCGTTGCGTCGCCGGGAACAGGTTGTTGGCCCCGTTCACTGGGATGTTCAGGATCTGACCCATCTCGATTTCGAACGTCTGCGTCGCGAGCGGATCGGTGACGTCGGTGATCGTGAAGGTCTGACCATCAGCGTATTGGCTGCCGTTGCCGACAATCAACTTCTGATCGTAGAACTCACGTTCGAGCACGTTGTTGACCGAGTTAGCAACTTCGATCTTCGTCCAGGCTCGCTGATACGGAATTTCGATGGCGCCCGGCTGAACCAAACCAACCTGGCCCGTGAGGAAGGTAACCTCGCCCAGGGATGGGGCATTGGTGACGGTGACATTTTCCGAGCCGTAGAAGTTCAGCACGGCGTCGTCGCCCATGTAGCTGATCTGGCCGCCAAAGCCATTGGCCGTCAGCACGCTAAGCATCGACTGCGTCGTTTCGATCGCAGTCATCAGGTCGTGGATCGGCACGGCGATGCGCCCGGGAGTAACCACGCCATCCTTGTCGAATTCGAACGTCGTCGAGGCGCCGCCCGGGGCGGTTACCGTCAGGGCTTCGCCGTCCGGAGTCGCATTGCCGCTGGCAAAGGTCGCCGAAATGCCGCTGTCGAGTTCGTAGAGCTGCCCGTCGATCGAGATGTACTGACCATCGGTGATGTACTCACCAGCCACGGTGCGGAGTTCTTCACCCTTGGTGTAAGCCACACCCGTCGCCATGTCGCCAGCGGTGCTGAAGTCCATCTTGATCCGCAGGTCTTTCCAGCCTGCGAACCGATCCAGCGGAATCCGCACTTGCCGCCAACCGGCAGTGGTGAAGGTCGATTCGGTCGTGGTGACATAGGTGTTGGCGTTGTCAACGTTGTTGACAACCGACGTTTGATCGTCGAGAGCCACCGGCCACCAGTCGCCACTGTTCGTGTCGGCAATGCCGTCGCCATCGACGTCGGCGTTGTTGTTATTAATACCGCTGACAAACACCCGGAACGAATCCGTGGTTCCGACTGTGTCGTGATCAGCAAAGTAGCTGAAGTAGAGCATCGGCTGATCAATGGCCGAGTAGCCTTCGAGGCTGAACTCGTTGCTGATGATCGAACCATCGGCACCGTTGTTGAAGTTGTAGTTGCCGTTGGTGGCAGCGCCGCCGAAGTAGAAGCTCGAGTGACCGTTGGTGGCATCACGGCTGTCGTTTTCGTTGGCGTTCACGCCGTGGCCCGGATCGGTAGCACGTCCGCCATCGAACGGCGTGATGTGCCACAGGTTGCGATCGAGTTCGGAGAAATGAATCCCCTTGGCGTCGTAGATCGGCGTCGTGGTGTTCCCCTGACGGAAGGTGAGCGGAACATTCGACTGGCCGTCGACAAAGATCGGCTGCAGACCGTTGTAGGCGTTGCCCGGGTTGTAATCGAAGGCATACACCCGGCTGGCGCCGAATTCTTCCTTCGTCACCGTCACACCGTAGGTACCGGTGAAGGTCGTACCGCGGCCTGTGCTGGCCACGAAGGGATCACGCAGGTCACCGCCAAAGGTGAAGCCGCCACCGCGAACTGCAAAGTAATAAGTACCGGCCGCGCCGATGGTGTAGGTCAGCGAGCTATCGAGACCAGTGCCGCCGTTGTCGTCGGCAGCCAGGATTTGGCCCGCGGCGTTGTACAGCGTGAGGTACGAATCGGCGAGTGTGCCCGTACCAGCACCAGCTGCTTCAACGTCGATCGTGATCGTCTGACCGGCGCCAGCCTGGAACGAATAGAAGTCGTAATCGCCGCTTTGACCGGCTCCACCGAACGGTCCGTCGCCGATCACACCAGTGCCCGCCGGCAGGATCGCCGTCGACGCACCCGTGGCAGTGATGCCGGTGGGAATCGCCAGGCCGATCTGGCCGTTGTTTTCGGTGTGAGCGAAGTTGACCGTTGGACCGAGCACGAACGGCCCCGAGTCAGCAACCGCGAACCAGGTGTTCGCGTAGCGGCCACCTTCGACGTTGGCCGGACCACGAGTCAAACCTTGGAACTGGATTCCCTTGAGGTCGTTTTCCGAAGTGCCGATGTACTGCGTGTTGACCGTGTTGTTCGACGGACCGGCGATGTTGTTATTGTGGTTGACAGTGACCAAGTAGAGACCGCCGCGGTCGCTAATCGCCACGAACGTCGAAGTGCCGTTCGGCGGGTTCGAGACATTGACGATGCCGGTGATATTACCACCCGGACCAGCGCCAGCCACGGCGAATGGAGAACCGGTCGGCAGGCTGATTTGCCCGCGATCCAGCGTCACAAAGGCGCCAGTGGCGGTCGCATTGAAGCCCGCCATGTTGCCATCAATGGCCGCTTCGACTCGCTGCGCGATAGCAAACCGGTCGTCTTCGGCCAGGAACGGAATCGCCACGGCACCCGGGCTGACGCCCGGCTGGCTGCCCAGCTGCTGCGTCCACAACGGATTGCCCGTGATATCGATCCGACGCGTGGCAGCCTTGACCCCGGCAATGGTGATCGGCGGGAAGTTGATCCGACTTGTGCGAGTGGCAGCTTCGCCACCGGCGGTGAACTGCGATTGATTGTTGACTGCAGCCGTGGTGACCGTCGTCAACTGTTGGTTGGTGAAGTTTTCTTCGGCGACGATTGGAATGCCTTGCAAACCACCGTTCGCGATCGTGTCCATCAGGTCGACGATCGGTTGCGTGGGTGTATAGACATAGGTGATCTGAGCGCCATTGACCAAC contains:
- a CDS encoding Ig-like domain-containing protein, with amino-acid sequence MTISGRQRRVPSSARSSRQKTRRQDFQRRALFAEALEERSVMDAAGGAGLIRYPYWNIQQPLDVNNDGRITAFDAITIINDLNTRGARSLATGGVTGASGGESSNEPLPFVDVNNDNRLTSMDAVTVINRLNSSAGAGDPMIKITVQIVAAGTNNDITSISKGGFYDVRILAEDLGVLSYMGKTRTSADGVITSFFDVLYDTTKTDFEVNDVQNINIVGGTNNGTFTLTVNDHGTLKTTAPITYAANRDTANANIQTALDNALGEGRVEVSRGTGTTNFKLRFINQLSNLDVPDVVATKDASLGGSSSIVVTELVKGVTNAAVRAVPGQQTPPATVLAAVADAFRVRTFYDTDSTPLNDDPPFYQDQRVGFVETFGINDIGGSNFQDPFPGTAPTEIVRLRMTANDAGIVPIQVSFANVNDSLESGVVGFNVPVTVDLITVVNDSITIVEPLSAGDDTATITEGSTTPLTLSVLANDVNNSPTPNTTKTIQSVNTTGTLGNVQILPGSTQIRYTPPGGDVNGTDTFTYTVVDQGGNTDTATVTINITPVNDAPTVTVPTVAQTFAEDTTRVFTSGGGNGISVNDVDNPTLPMTLTLSVGAGNGTLTLAGTNGLTGLVGNGTSTITVNGTKDDLNLALDGLSYTPAANATGNFTLNITINDNGQTPAPALQGTGSVSLVVTPVNDKPVVELGGVTIAPTVVEGDPLVLNSANGTLIQVSDVDAGSSPVLVTLHVTAGNTVHVNTTPGVTIGTNDTNNVTLTGTIANINTALNGITYTAAIGFAPTAESLQITVNDQGNTGTGGAQSDTKSVAITVDPATRPRARQDNATVAEDSSTGTSVTVLANDIVNVGATGILLSFQATSAHNGTITRVGDNLVYVPAPNYFGPDSFTYTMNDNSGLGADSTGTVNVTVTEVNDAPTAVDDAISSIAEDSGVRTITAATLTGNDSAGPLETAQTLTITAAGSAVGGTVAVVGGNVQFTPTADYNGPASFTYTVTDNGTTNGVADPKSATATVTFTITEVNDAPTASNQTLANVAEDTATVTVPFATLLTGATAGPANENTQTLTISAVSAPVGGTVAIQGTDVVFTPTANYNGPASFSFTVTDNGTTNGAADPKSVTRTASFTITPVNDAANAVDDAVTISEGQVIDIAVTANDRDVDVNPPTGTAGQLQAGTTVAIVTAPLATQGTAVVNANGTIKFTPAAGFFGVATFTYQLDDHNSPNNLSNIATVSVTVTELNDPPVANNDTATTAEDTSVAIDALANDTDPDTAKANWSVTIVTPPQHGTAVFNTTTRKIDYTPAADYNGPDSFTYKVNDQSTIAPLALDSNTATVSITVTEVNDAPVGGTDPSPTTRYTVIKDRDRTFTAASLLANDTAGPANESTQTLTLTAVSATSTAGGTVTLVGGVVTYTPLAGYIGQDSFTYTITDNGLTNGVADPKSTVVTVRIDVVDFIPTDVNGYVYRDVNANGTYDVGVDFPLSGVQVTLTGASDINGAIAPITVETNYLGFYQFTGVEPGDYHIKETQPVGLSDRLETLGLAATLFANDDILLDLPLLGLAGGVSRNDFGEGAINAAALVNSSGLQAELDASSSKDGFVMATTLTGNSIWSWSLKNWGGMTDVSVVLDADLKAATLTATDGLGVAHTVRIFVNPYDTRNPNRPTTTPATNVSNLARFRVLGYDANGNYLLRIDGKASDFFGVGTPLAVAAPQPLSAGEYVGGVDAAMAEGNWA